In Lagopus muta isolate bLagMut1 chromosome 29, bLagMut1 primary, whole genome shotgun sequence, one genomic interval encodes:
- the ISG20L2 gene encoding interferon-stimulated 20 kDa exonuclease-like 2: MSDLILNVTFGVVEPARRVPAGNRKHRNFLRRRYLERKRALGQKERQAAPQPGGGRPKKRSRKRKLKVDGGEREEHEGKDPPGSSGRREPSARSITQETGAKGTRGAKKGTQGPVRASGLPPVPSKFVAIDCEMVGTGFRGQTSALARCSIVNYEGDVLYDSYVRPTEPIVDYRSRWSGICKKHMLNAVPFSEAQKEILKILSGKVVVGHAIHNDFMALKYFHPKALIRDTSKIPLLNQKGGFPEKKAVSLKDFAKKLLHKDIQVGKSGHCSVEDARTTMELYKIVEAEWEQHLILNSEQK, from the exons ATGTCAGACCTCATCCTCAACGTCACCTTTGGGGTCGTCGAGCCCGCCCGTCGCGTCCCGGCCGGGAACCGTAAGCATAGGAACTTCTTAAGGCGACGGTATTTGGAACGGAAACGTGCGCTCGGGCAGAAAGAGCGCCAGGCGGCCCCGCAGCCCGGAGGAGGCCGCCCAAAGAAGcgcagcaggaagaggaagctgaaggTGGACGGCGGGGAGCGGGAGGAGCACGAAGGGAAAGATCCCCCCGGGTCCTCCGGCCGCAGGGAGCCTTCAGCTCGCAGCATCACGCAAGAAACGGGCGCCAAAGGGACGCGGGGAGCAAAAAAAGGGACGCAGGGCCCCGTGCGAGCCTCCGGGCTGCCCCCAGTGCCCAGCAAGTTCGTGGCTATCGACTGTGAGATGGTGGGCACCGGGTTTCGTGGGCAAACCAGCGCTTTGGCCCGCTGTAGCATTGTGAACTATGAGGGCGATGTGCTGTACGACAGCTACGTGCGGCCCACAGAGCCCATCGTGGACTATCGCAGCCGCTGGAGCGGCATCTGCAAGAAGCACATGCTCAACGCTGTCCCCTTCTCGGAGGCTCAGAAGGAG aTCCTGAAGATCCTCTCCGGAAAGGTGGTGGTCGGCCACGCCATACACAACGACTTCATGGCTCTCAAGTATTTCCACCCCAAAGCACTCATCCGCGACACATCCAAAATCCCCTTGTTGAACCAGAAGGGTGGGTTCCCCGAGAAGAAGGCCGTCTCCCTGAAGGACTTCGCTAAGAAACTGCTGCACAAAGATATCCAG GTTGGCAAAAGCGGACATTGTTCAGTGGAGGACGCCAGGACAACCATGGAGCTGTACAAGATCGTGGAGGCAGAGTGGGAGCAGCACTTGATACTGAACTCTGAGCAGAAGTGA
- the CRABP2 gene encoding cellular retinoic acid-binding protein 2 has protein sequence MPNFSGNWKMKSSENFEELLKALGVNMMLRKIAVAAASKPAVEIKQDGESFYIKTSTTVRTTEISFRIGEEFEEQTVDGRPCKSLAKWESENKMVCEQRLLKGEGPRTGWSRELTNDGELILTMTADDVVCTRVYIRE, from the exons ATGCCCAATTTCTCCGGGAATTGGAAGATGAAGAGCTCGGAGAACTTCGAAGAGCTGCTGAAAGCGTTGG GCGTTAACATGATGCTGCGGAAGATCGCGGTGGCTGCGGCCTCGAAGCCAGCGGTGGAGATCAAGCAGGACGGTGAAAGCTTCTACATCAAGACCTCGACCACCGTGCGCACCACTGAGATCAGCTTCAGGATCGGGGAGGAGTTCGAGGAGCAAACGGTGGACGGGCGGCCCTGCAAG AGCTTGGCCAAGTGGGAGAGTGAGAACAAGATGGTGTGTGAGCAGCGGCTGCTGAAGGGCGAGGGACCCCGGACGGGCTGGTCCCGAGAGCTGACCAATGATGGGGAGCTCATCCTG ACCATGACAGCTGATGATGTTGTCTGCACCAGAGTGTACATCCGGGAGTGA
- the LOC125685712 gene encoding dnaJ homolog subfamily A member 1-like isoform X2, producing MVKETGYYDLLGVRPGASLDEIKRAYRRLALRYHPDKNPSEGERFKQISQAYEVLSDAHKRALYDRGGERAMKEGGLGSRSSPGFGSPMDIFDLFFGGGVRMRGRADRRGKTVVHQLSVSLEDLYNGTTRKLSLQKNIICRKCGGCGVREGAQRRCPKCHGSGMEVRIHQLGPGVIQQIQTVCSQCQGQGEWIRPRDCCLTCNGRKVVREKKILSVHLDKGMKDGQKITFHEEGDQVPGLEPGDIIIVLDQKEHPVFRRSGDDLIVRREISLADALCGCRQVIRTLDNRTLLVASQPGDVIRPGDLKCIPNEGMPVYRSPFQKGKLILKFEVKFPEPGWLPTERLRQLQAFFPPQEEVMATEDTEEVELSDYTSHGSTGRRPHGEAYHEDDFEDGTRQHVQCQTS from the exons ATGGTGAAGGAGACGGGTTACTACGACTTGCTCGGCGTGCGGCCGGGCGCCAGCCTGGATGAGATCAAGCGGGCATACCGACGCCTGGCACTGCGCTACCACCCCGATAAGAACCCCAGCGAGGGCGAGAGG TTCAAGCAGATCTCGCAGGCCTACGAGGTGCTGTCAGATGCCCACAAACGGGCGCTGTATGACCGAGGAGGGGAAAGGGCCATGAAGGAGGGTGGcctgggcagcaggagcagccccggCTTCGGTTCCCCTATGGACATTTTCGATCTGTTCTTTGGAGGTGGTGTGAGGATGCGTGGCCGGGCGGACCGGCGAG GCAAGACGGTGGTACATCAGCTCTCCGTGTCGCTGGAGGACCTCTACAACGGCACCACGCGCAAGCTGTCCCTGCAGAAGAACATCATCTGCAGGAAATGCGGAG GCTGCGGGGTGCGGGAGGGCGCACAGCGGCGGTGCCCCAAGTGCCATGGCTCGGGCATGGAGGTGCGTATCCACCAGCTGGGGCCCGGCGTGATCCAGCAGATCCAGACGGTGTGCTCCCAGTGCCAGGGTCAGGGCGAGTGGATCCGGCCCCGCGACTGCTGTCTCACCTGCAATGGCCGCAAGGTCGTGcgggagaaaaaaatcctcagcGTCCACCTGGATAAAG GTATGAAGGATGGGCAGAAGATCACCTTCCACGAGGAAGGTGACCAAGTGCCTGGCCTGGAGCCTGGGGACATCATCATTGTCCTGGACCAGAAGGAGCATCCCGTGTTCAGGCGGAGCGGTGATGATCTGATTGTCAGGCGGGAGATCAGCCTGGCAGATGCgctgtgtggctgcaggcaggTCATCCGCACGCTGGACAACAGGACCCTGCTTGTCGCCTCGCAGCCAG GTGATGTCATCCGACCTGGGGACCTGAAATGCATCCCCAACGAGGGGATGCCCGTCTACAGGAGCCCCTTCCAGAAGGGAAAACTCATCCTCAAGTTCGAG GTGAAGTTCCCCGAGCCTGGCTGGCTGCCCACTGAACGCCTGCGCCAGCTCCAGGCCTTCTTCCCACCCCAGGAGGAGGTGATGGCCACTGAGGACACAGAGGAAGTGGAACTCAGTGACTACACGTCCCATGGCAGTACAGGCCGGCGGCCGCATGGCGAAGCATACCACGAGGATGACTTCGAGGATGGCACCCGTCAGCACGTGCAGTGCCAGACCTCATAG
- the LOC125685712 gene encoding dnaJ homolog subfamily A member 1-like isoform X1, which yields MRAERSALGACPSVGLPANGARGGRGRASREFGDGRRSSAARTMVKETGYYDLLGVRPGASLDEIKRAYRRLALRYHPDKNPSEGERFKQISQAYEVLSDAHKRALYDRGGERAMKEGGLGSRSSPGFGSPMDIFDLFFGGGVRMRGRADRRGKTVVHQLSVSLEDLYNGTTRKLSLQKNIICRKCGGCGVREGAQRRCPKCHGSGMEVRIHQLGPGVIQQIQTVCSQCQGQGEWIRPRDCCLTCNGRKVVREKKILSVHLDKGMKDGQKITFHEEGDQVPGLEPGDIIIVLDQKEHPVFRRSGDDLIVRREISLADALCGCRQVIRTLDNRTLLVASQPGDVIRPGDLKCIPNEGMPVYRSPFQKGKLILKFEVKFPEPGWLPTERLRQLQAFFPPQEEVMATEDTEEVELSDYTSHGSTGRRPHGEAYHEDDFEDGTRQHVQCQTS from the exons ATGAGGGCGGAACGATCGGCGTTGGGGGCGTGTCCGTCTGTGGGACTTCCAGCCAATGGGGCGCGCGGGGGGCGTGGCCGGGCTTCCAGAGAGTTCGGAGACGGGCGGCGGAGCAGCG CAGCGAGGACGATGGTGAAGGAGACGGGTTACTACGACTTGCTCGGCGTGCGGCCGGGCGCCAGCCTGGATGAGATCAAGCGGGCATACCGACGCCTGGCACTGCGCTACCACCCCGATAAGAACCCCAGCGAGGGCGAGAGG TTCAAGCAGATCTCGCAGGCCTACGAGGTGCTGTCAGATGCCCACAAACGGGCGCTGTATGACCGAGGAGGGGAAAGGGCCATGAAGGAGGGTGGcctgggcagcaggagcagccccggCTTCGGTTCCCCTATGGACATTTTCGATCTGTTCTTTGGAGGTGGTGTGAGGATGCGTGGCCGGGCGGACCGGCGAG GCAAGACGGTGGTACATCAGCTCTCCGTGTCGCTGGAGGACCTCTACAACGGCACCACGCGCAAGCTGTCCCTGCAGAAGAACATCATCTGCAGGAAATGCGGAG GCTGCGGGGTGCGGGAGGGCGCACAGCGGCGGTGCCCCAAGTGCCATGGCTCGGGCATGGAGGTGCGTATCCACCAGCTGGGGCCCGGCGTGATCCAGCAGATCCAGACGGTGTGCTCCCAGTGCCAGGGTCAGGGCGAGTGGATCCGGCCCCGCGACTGCTGTCTCACCTGCAATGGCCGCAAGGTCGTGcgggagaaaaaaatcctcagcGTCCACCTGGATAAAG GTATGAAGGATGGGCAGAAGATCACCTTCCACGAGGAAGGTGACCAAGTGCCTGGCCTGGAGCCTGGGGACATCATCATTGTCCTGGACCAGAAGGAGCATCCCGTGTTCAGGCGGAGCGGTGATGATCTGATTGTCAGGCGGGAGATCAGCCTGGCAGATGCgctgtgtggctgcaggcaggTCATCCGCACGCTGGACAACAGGACCCTGCTTGTCGCCTCGCAGCCAG GTGATGTCATCCGACCTGGGGACCTGAAATGCATCCCCAACGAGGGGATGCCCGTCTACAGGAGCCCCTTCCAGAAGGGAAAACTCATCCTCAAGTTCGAG GTGAAGTTCCCCGAGCCTGGCTGGCTGCCCACTGAACGCCTGCGCCAGCTCCAGGCCTTCTTCCCACCCCAGGAGGAGGTGATGGCCACTGAGGACACAGAGGAAGTGGAACTCAGTGACTACACGTCCCATGGCAGTACAGGCCGGCGGCCGCATGGCGAAGCATACCACGAGGATGACTTCGAGGATGGCACCCGTCAGCACGTGCAGTGCCAGACCTCATAG
- the NES gene encoding nestin, whose translation MLSMEGFVGARALGEESLQMWDLNKRLEAYLARVKYLEEENEGLRAEIQSTKESPAGDPRRARYEEELRSLRDALHRAFTEKCAAELARDNLYEEVQHVRSRCQKEQAAREEAKRQLSSSKKELEEERRAQIWLKERAVQLEKEVESLLEVHEEEKAGLDQELASFSQSLEGFRCAPVAFQPVEVEDYSKRLSEIWRGAVETYKAEVAQLERALGQAKENLWQVAEDNQQSQLQLRHLEKELVGLKVRKEMLEESLGQQWQEQHGEAEKFQLAIEALEQEKQSLQVQIAQVLEDRQQLMHLKMSLSLEVATYRTLLEAESTRLQMPPGEFKLANSLRDVKLEVSSSKHRASLAAFPRPEGVAQLCRTPGDALKALTPKNKSSSAQEFQKINSVLQAPRSWEPAAPSHAVPVLSPVPGSGGAESPAHECGAGEESPMQSPLSPEQLVSHALQDALKEMQDDAEAKEVPKFSATQSTRDGDLEDPMEEEAAGTQEMGVEGGTVSPPGLRLCSNVPTLLSATQSDAESREEKWEEERSKEEEMLNPLSSTESQEPGGEPWGGDTKGSRLEVGKEDMEATSMEALHVLEYKEQREPWSPSREDEECEFPDQEREMQEEGSLQTEIEAACAVPVGSHPVLPAGIHLQEDFVETELKSEHQEMSLRELGAAAGDEREQEVCLEMSASSIEGAMPAAEGSSESGEDTTGRESTGRAQDDEGEEEDKGREALGGEDPQAGEALGAKEIRQESMGLEEAEGMWEESVDMWEEHRDPQEGHGDLQEEKEDLGEEHRDLQEEHGDLQEEYRDLQEEHGDLQEEHGDTQEEHGDLQEEYRDLQEEHGDTQEEHGDTQEEHGDLQEEYRDLQEEHGDLQEEYRDLQEEHGDTQEEHGDLQEEYRDLQEEHGDLQEEYRDLQEEHGDTQEEHGDLQEEYRDLQEKHGDTQEEHGDTQEEHGDLQEEYRDLQEEHGDLQEEQGDTQDEHGDTQEEHGDLKEEFRDLQEEHGDLQEEYRDLQEEHGDTQEEHGDLQVEHGDTHEEHGDLQVEHRDTQEEHGDLQKEYGDTQEEHRDLQKEHRDLQQEHGDLWEEHEVLKEEQEDLQEEHRDLQEGSGDPQEEPGEPWVQCEEQGSAEDGLEQEMVLQPGEGAQGREENDIDQKQQAQDWEETAEDEEETEVNAVTSQEPAQVDDNTHAEAAEDEEGDVTSPTATEEAQEGEDDRDAGSEVKSQQQPQGIVGQEAEPAPGQEEIRYGDTGEAPGDPQEPAEALEVQDEELSSEPIERGSPDTAVLQQDLGSGVESDEPMKEDIQSEDAQLDEPKPCRMELEDTLLNSTPLCAHSGEVLESDPNPPSSGGDGETEPEMALEEEGELRGSDEAAVHAEPESCEESGMELSSAPECTEEEEGYFIVSAPNQEESSIEEAENSEEFEEIKVEAEEDRKDELTVPAEASPVLEDEGHLEPLGGEAEDVKMPTGELEIPKEEDEEDAGRLAAELEEGLAVSVDEGLSEGRTDKTILGDEGLGEEDVQDSDNSPAPETSNTDPSNVDPPPGTMLEHGSGMEAAQYLPDVPTQMPVDIMKDSDILEIVEQALEFNQELVMGAKLAKDGEGDGDTQLPQEEEGGSSPTSSSDEQPTVQEAVAEPERTKNGEQNGLHRQASLEDLAEFTEEGLNGITHPEEAPAAHTLPLPSKHSGAEPVPPLSPLQDQVLHPEQEPWSSGEE comes from the exons ATGCTGAGCATGGAGGGCTTCGTGGGGGCGAGAGCTCTGGGTGAGGAATCGCTGCAGATGTGGGACCTCAACAAGCGCCTGGAGGCCTACCTGGCCCGCGTTAAGTACCTGGAGGAGGAGAATGAGGGGCTGCGAGCTGAGATTCAGAGCACCAAGGAGAGCCCTGCCGGGGACCCACGCAGAGCCAGGTACGAGGAGGAGCTGCGGTCGCTGCGGGATGCGCTGCATCGCGCCTTCACCGAGAAGTGTGCGGCCGAGCTGGCCAGGGACAACCTGTATGAGGAGGTGCAGCATGTGAGGAGcaggtgccagaaggagcaggCAGCCCGCGAGGAAGCCAAGAGGCAGCTGTCCTCCAGCAAGaaagagctggaggaggagagaCGGGCGCAGATCTGGCTGAAGGagagagctgtgcagctggagaaggaggtggaatctctgctggaggtgcaCGAGGAGGAGAAAGCGGGGCTGGACCAGGAGCTCGCCAGCTTCTCTCAGAGCCTGGAGGGCTTCCGTTGTGCTCCGGTGGCATTCCAGCCTGTGGAGGTGGAGGACTACTCCAAGAGACTGTCAGAGATCTGGAGAGGGGCGGTGGAGACCTACAAGGCAGAGGTGGCGCAGCTGGAGCGTGCACTTGGCCAAGCCAAGGAGAACCTCTGGCAGGTGGCAGAAGACAACCAACAGAGTCAACTGCAGCTGCGGCACCTGGAAAAGGAGCTGGTGGGGCTGAAGGTGCGGAAGGAGATGCTGGAGGAGAGCCTGGGCCAGCAGTGGCAGGAGCAGCATGGAGAGGCTGAGAAGTTCCAG CTGGCcatcgaggccctggagcaggagaagcagagcctgcaggTGCAAATCGCCCAGGTGCTGGaggacaggcagcagctcaTGCACCTCAAGATGTCCCTCAGCCTGGAGGTGGCAACCTACAG GacactgctggaagcagagagcACCCGGCTGCAGATGCCTCCCGGGGAGTTCAAGCTGGCCAACAGCCTTAGAG atgTCAAGCTGGaggtgagcagcagcaagcaccGTGCCAGCCTTGCTGCCTTCCCCCGGCCCGAGGGggtggcacagctgtgcagaacCCCCGGTGATGCCCTCAAGGCGCTGACTCCCAAAAACAAGAGCTCCAGTGCACAGGAGTTCCAGAAAATCAACTCAGTCCTGCAGGCACCGAGGAGCTGGGAGCCTGCTGCCCCCAGCCACGCTGTCCCAGTGCTGTCCCCTGTGCCAGGCAGTGGGGGGGCAGAGAGCCCAGCCCATGAGTGTGGGGCTGGTGAGGAGTCCCCCATGCAGAGCCCACTGAGTCCTGAACAGCTGGTCAGCCACGCACTGCAGGATGCTCTCAAGGAGATGCAAGATGACGCTGAGGCCAAAGAAGTGCCCAAATTCAGTGCTACCCAGAGTACCAGGGATGGGGATCTTGAAGACCCCATggaggaggaggctgcaggaaCCCAGGAGATGGGTGTTGAGGGTGGCACCGTGTCCCCACCTGGGCTGCGTCTCTGCAGCAACGTGCCCACATTGCTAAGTGCCACCCAGAGTGATGCGGAGAGCCGGGAGGAGAagtgggaggaggagaggagtaAAGAGGAGGAGATGTTGAACCCACTGAGCTCCACGGAGAGCCAGGAGCCAGGGGGAGAGCCCTGGGGAGGAGACACAAAGGGGTCCAGGCTGGAAGTGGGCAAGGAGGACATGGAGGCCACCAGCATGGAGGCTCTGCATGTCTTGGAGTACAAGGAGCAAAGGGAACCCTGGAGCCCTTCCAGAGAGGATGAGGAATGTGAGTTCCCAGATCAGGAGAGGGAAATGCAAGAAGAAGGATCCCTGCAGACAGAAATCGAAGCTGCTTGTGCTGTCCCTGTGGGGAGCCACCCAGTTTTGCCTGCGGGAATCCACTTGCAAGAGGACTTTGTTGAGACAGAGCTGAAGTCTGAGCACCAGGAGATGTCCCTGCgtgagctgggtgctgctgcaggggacGAAAGGGAGCAGGAGGTGTGCCTGGAGATGAGCGCCTCTAGCATTGAAGGGgccatgccagcagcagagggctCATCAGAGTCTGGAGAAGACACTACAGGAAGGGAGagcacaggcagagcacaggatgatgagggagaggaggaagataaAGGAAGGGAGGCATTAGGGGGAGAAGACCCCCAGGCAGGGGAGGCTTTGGGAGCCAAAGAGATAAGGCAGGAGAGCATGGGCTTGGAGGAGGCTGAAGGCATGTGGGAGGAATCTGTGGACATGTGGGAAGAACATAGAGACCCCCaggagggacatggggacctgcaggaggagaaggaggaccTGGGGGAGGAACACAGGGACCTACAGGAGGAGCATGGGGACCTGCAGGAGGAGTACAGGGACCTACAGGAGGAGCATGGGGACCTGCAGGAGGAACATGGGGACACCCAGGAGGAGCATGGGGACCTGCAGGAGGAATACAGGGACCTGCAGGAGGAGCATGGGGACACCCAGGAGGAGCATGGGGACACCCAGGAGGAGCATGGGGACCTGCAGGAGGAGTACAGGGACCTACAGGAGGAGCATGGGGACCTGCAGGAGGAATACAGGGACCTGCAGGAGGAACATGGGGACACCCAGGAGGAGCATGGGGACCTGCAGGAGGAGTACAGGGACCTACAGGAGGAGCATGGGGACCTGCAGGAGGAATACAGGGACCTGCAGGAGGAACATGGGGACACCCAGGAGGAGCATGGGGACCTGCAGGAGGAATACAGGGACCTGCAGGAGAAGCATGGGGACACCCAGGAGGAGCATGGGGACACCCAGGAGGAGCATGGGGACCTGCAGGAGGAGTACAGGGACCTGCAGGAGGAACATGGGGACCTGCAGGAGGAACAGGGGGACACCCAAGATGAGCATGGGGACACCCAGGAGGAGCATGGGGACCTGAAGGAGGAATTCAGGGACCTGCAGGAGGAGCATGGGGACCTGCAGGAGGAGTACAGGGACCTGCAGGAGGAGCATGGGGACACCCAGGAGGAGCATGGGGACCTGCAGGTGGAGCATGGGGACACCCATGAGGAGCATGGGGACCTGCAGGTGgagcacagggacacccaggAGGAGCATGGGGACCTGCAGAAAGAGTATGGGGACACCCAGGAGGAACACAGGGACCTGCAGAAGGAACATAGGGATCTGCAGCAGGAGCATGGGGACTTGTGGGAGGAACATGAGGTCTTGAAGGAAGAACAGGAGGACCTGCAGGAGGAACATAGGGATCTGCAGGAGGGGTCTGGAGACCCTCAGGAGGAACCTGGGGAACCTTGGGTGCAGTGTgaggagcagggctctgcagaggatgggctggagcaggagatggtgctgcagccaggagagggggcacagggcagggaagaaaatgaCATTGACCAAAAGCAGCAAGCACAGGACTGGGAAGAGACAGCGGAGGATGAAGAGGAGACAGAAGTCAATGCTGTCACATCCCAAGAGCCAGCCCAGGTGGATGACAACACACACgcagaggcagcagaagatGAGGAGGGAGATGTCACATCACCAACAGCAACGGAGGAAGCTCAGGAGGGTGAGGATGACAGAGATGCTGGGAGCGAGGtgaaaagccagcagcagccacagggcaTAGTAGGACAGGAGGCTGAGCCAGCCCCAGGGCAAGAGGAAATCAGgtatggggacactggggaggCACCAGGGGACCCACAGGAGCCAGCTGAGGCGCTGGAGGTGCAGGATGAGGAGCTTAGCTCGGAGCCCATTGAGAGAGGCAGCCcagacactgcagtgctgcagcaggatcTGGGCAGTGGGGTAGAGAGTGATGAGCCCATGAAGGAGGACATTCAGTCAGAGGATGCTCAGTTGGATGAGCCCAAGCCATGCAGGATGGAATTAGAAGACACGCTGCTCAACAGCACGCCGCTATGTGCACACAGcggggaggtgctggagtctgATCCAAACCCTCCATCCAGTGGAGGGGATGGGGAAACAGAACCTGAAATGGCtctggaggaggaaggggagctGAGAGGGAGTGATGAGGCAGCGGTTCATGCAGAGCCAGAGAGCTGTGAGGAGTCAGGgatggagctgagctctgcGCCAGAATGCACCGAGGAGGAGGAAGGGTACTTCATAGTTTCTGCTCCCAACCAAGAGGAGTCCAGCATCGAGGAAGCTGAGAACTCAGAggaatttgaagaaattaaagtTGAAGcagaagaagacagaaaggatGAACTAACAGTGCCTGCAGAAGCCTCTCCGGTGCTAGAGGATGAAGGGCACTTGGAGCCACTTGGGGGGGAAGCTGAAGATGTGAAAATGCCCACGGGAGAACTGGAGATACcaaaggaggaggatgaggaggatgCAGGGCGTTTGGCTGCTGAGCTGGAGGAAGGACTGGCTGTGTCCGTGGATGAGGGGCTGTCTGAGGGGCGCACTGATAAGACCATCCTGGGTGATGAGGGCCTGGGGGAGGAGGACGTGCAGGATAGTGACAACTCCCCAGCCCCTGAGACCTCCAACACTGACCCCTCCAACGTTGACCCACCCCCAGGCACCATGCTGGAGCACGGATCTGGCATGGAGGCAGCTCAATATCTCCCCGATGTGCCCACACAGATGCCAGTGGACATCATGAAGGACTCGGATATCCTGGAAATAGTGGAGCAGGCCCTGGAGTTCAATCAGGAGCTGGTAATGGGAGCCAAGCTAGCCAaggatggggagggggatgGTGACACACAGCTCccacaggaggaggaaggggggtCCTCACCCACTTCATCCAGTGATGAACAGCCAACGGTGCAGGAGGCGGTGGCAGAACCGGAGCGCACCAAGAACGGGGAGCAGAACGGGCTGCACCGGCAGGCCAGCCTGGAGGACCTGGCTGAATTCACTGAGGAAGGGCTGAATGGCATCACCCACCCTGAGGAAGCCCCTGCTGCCCACACTCTGCCCTTGCCCAGCAAGCACAGTGGGGCTGAGCCTGTCCCTCCGCTGTCTCCGCTGCAGGACCAAGTCCTGCACCCAGAGCAGGAGCCCTGGTCCTCTGGGGAGGAGTGA